The proteins below come from a single Vitis vinifera cultivar Pinot Noir 40024 chromosome 9, ASM3070453v1 genomic window:
- the LOC100241099 gene encoding receptor-like protein EIX2, with the protein MPLGGGRVIITLWATDRDRGRRRDYQRSWEVTCHHSCFFALQVAERFSGVIPPNLGNLSRLQYLDLSSQYGNGLSTDNFEWMIGLISLKHLKMNQVDLSFNYLDSTILELLVNISSLTFIDLSYNSLNSIPLGLNQLPNLQYLNLYGNGNLTGNCSQQLREGWKKIEVLILASNNFHGSIPDSIGSFCNLKYLDLGHNNLTGSLPQFLEGMENCSSKSYLPYLTNLILPNNQLVGKLAEWLGLLENLVELDLSYNKFEGLIPASLGALSNLESLKLNNNSLQGPIPATLGSLQHLTDMWLGTNQLNGTLPDSFGQLSELLYLEVSFNSLTGILSAEHFSKLSKLKHLYMQSNSGFNLNVNSSWVPPFQIRDLAFGSCSLGPYFPAWLQSQKELVSLDFSNTSISSPIPNWFWNLSSNLDFLNLSLNHLHGQLPNPLNVSQYALIDFSSNLFEGPIPLPTKTIESLYFSNNNFSGPIPPSIGESIPSLRVLSLSGNQITGVIPASVGDIRGLDIIDLSWNSLTGSIPLTIINCSSLRVLDLGNNDLSGRIPEQLGQLKWLQSLHMENNNLSGGLPLSFQNLSSLETLDLSYNRLSGNIPTWIGAAFMGLKILNLRSTGFSGSLPSELSYLRSLHVLDLSQNNLTGSTPPTLGGLKAMAQEKNINQFVLYGSFQGRRYGGQYYEESLVVNMKGQRLEYTRTLSLVTSIDLSGNNLSGEFPEAITELFGLVALNLSRNHITGQIPESISRLKELLSLDLSSNKLFGTIPSSMASLSFLGSLNLSNNNFSGKIPFTGQMTTFDELAFDGNSGLCGAPLVEKCQDEDSDKEHSTGTDENDNHFIDRWFYLSVGLGFAAGILVPYFVLVSRKSWCDAYWNIVDEIIDKTFWLRRRRRRAATYTRSHGRPQ; encoded by the exons atgcctctaggtggtggcagAGTCATCATCACCCTATGGGCgactgacagagatcgtgggaggcgccGCGACtatcagagatcgtgggaggtgacttgccatcattcctgTTTTTTCgctctgcaggtggcggaac GGTTTAGCGGTGTAATCCCTCCAAATTTGGGAAACCTCTCAAGGTTGCAGTATCTTGATCTTTCTTCTCAATATGGGAATGGTCTATCTACTGATAATTTTGAGTGGATGATTGGTCTTATTTCCTTGAAGCATCTCAAGATGAACCAAGTCGACCTTTCATTT AACTACCTTGATTCAACAATTTTGGAATTGCTTGTAAATATCAGCAGCCTTACATTCATTGATCTAAGCTACAACAGCTTAAACAGTATTCCTCTTGGTCTCAATCAGCTACCTAATCTGCAATACTTGAACCTGTATGGCAATGGAAATCTTACTGGCAATTGCTCTCAACAATTGAGggaaggttggaaaaagatAGAGGTCCTCATTTTGGCTTCAAATAACTTTCATG GTAGCATTCCTGACTCCATTGGAAGCTTCTGCAACCTAAAATATTTGGACTTAGGCCATAATAACTTGACAGGAAGTTTACCTCAATTTCTGGAAGGAATGGAAAACTGCAGCTCTAAAAGTTATTTGCCTTACTTGACTAATTTGATCCTGCCCAACAATCAATTAGTTGGCAAATTAGCAGAATGGTTGGGACTGCTTGAAAATCTCGTGGAACTAGACCTGTCATATAACAAGTTTGAAGGCCTTATCCCTGCTTCTTTAGGGGCATTGTCAAATCTTGAGAGCCTCAAACTAAACAATAACAGCCTTCAAGGTCCCATCCCTGCAACTTTAGGGTCATTGCAACACTTGACAGATATGTGGCTTGGAACTAACCAACTGAATGGGACTCTCCCAGATAGTTTTGGACAGCTTTCTGAATTACTTTACCTGGAAGTTTCTTTCAATAGTTTGACAGGGATTCTCTCTGCAGAGCATTTCTCAAAGCTAAGTAAGTTGAAACACCTGTACATGCAGTCCAATTCaggttttaatttgaatgtaaATTCCAGTTGGGTCCCCCCTTTCCAGATCCGGGACCTTGCTTTTGGTTCATGCAGTTTAGGTCCTTATTTTCCAGCTTGGCTTCAGTCCCAAAAGGAGCTTGTGTCTCTTGATTTCTCAAACACTAGCATTTCAAGTCCCATACCAAACTGGTTTTGGAATCTTTCTTCTAATTTAGATTTCTTAAATCTTTCTCTCAATCACTTGCATGGCCAGTTACCAAATCCATTAAATGTTTCTCAATATGCATTGATTGATTTCAGCTCCAACCTCTTTGAAGGACCTATTCCTCTTCCAACCAAAACTATTGAATCACTATATTTCTCGaacaataatttttcgggtCCCATCCCACCGAGCATAGGTGAATCCATTCCAAGCTTGAGGGTCCTTTCTCTTTCGGGTAATCAAATAACAGGAGTCATCCCAGCTTCTGTAGGAGATATAAGGGGTCTTGATATCATTGATCTTTCATGGAATAGTTTGACAGGAAGCATTCCCTTAACCATTATCAATTGCTCTTCCTTAAGAGTTCTAGACCTCGGAAACAATGACTTGTCCGGGAGAATTCCAGAACAGTTGGGTCAGTTAAAGTGGCTTCAATCTCTTCACATGGAAAACAACAACCTTTCAGGAGGGCTGCccttatctttccaaaatttgtctAGTTTGGAAACTCTTGATCTCAGTTACAACAGATTGTCAGGTAACATTCCAACATGGATTGGAGCTGCTTTTATGGGTCTTAAAATCCTTAACTTGAGGTCGACTGGGTTCTCTGGCAGTCTTCCTTCTGAGCTTTCATATCTACGTTCATTGCATGTCCTGGACCTCTCACAAAATAATTTGACTGGTAGCACTCCACCTACATTGGGTGGCCTCAAAGCAATGGCtcaagagaaaaatataaaccaATTTGTGTTATATGGGAGCTTTCAAGGCAGACGGTATGGAGGGCAATATTATGAAGAAAGCTTGGTTGTGAACATGAAAGGACAACGTCTAGAATATACCAGAACTCTTTCCCTTGTTACCAGTATAGATCTGTCTGGCAATAATTTAAGTGGAGAGTTTCCAGAGGCAATAACAGAATTATTTGGTTTGGTGGCTCTCAACCTGTCACGGAACCACATTACTGGCCAAATTCCTGAAAGCATTTCAAGGTTGAAGGAATTGTTATCTCTTGATCTATCAAGCAATAAGCTCTTCGGCACAATTCCTTCTAGCATGGCTTCATTATCTTTTTTGGGTTCTTTGAATCTATCAAACAACAACTTCTCTGGTAAGATTCCTTTTACAGGACAGATGACAACTTTTGATGAACTTGCCTTTGATGGAAACTCAGGTCTCTGCGGAGCTCCTCTTGTTGAAAAATGCCAAGATGAGGATTCTGATAAAGAGCACAGCACTGGTACCGATGAAAATGACAATCATTTCATTGATCGGTGGTTTTATTTGAGCGTCGGATTAGGGTTTGCAGCAGGTATTTTGGTtccttattttgttttagtaAGCAGGAAATCTTGGTGTGATGCTTACTGGAATATTGTGGATGAAATCATTGATAAGACATTCTGgttgagaagaagaagaagaagagcagCAACCTATACCAGAAGTCATGGAAGACCACAATAA
- the LOC100246219 gene encoding receptor-like protein 19: MTGLVSLKYLGMNYVNLSLVGSRWVEVANKLPSLTELHLGGCGLFGSFPSPSFINFSSLAVIAINSNDFNSKFPDWLLNVSNLVSIDISDNKLYGRIPLGLGELPNLQYLDLSSSIYLVSDFHLRGSISQLLRKSWKKIEVLKLDGNELHGSIPSSIGNFCNLKYLDLSFNLLNGSLPEIIKGLETCSSKSPLPNLTKLSLYNNQLMGKLPNWLGELKNLKALDLSNNKFEGPIPASLGTLQHLEFLSLLKNELNGSLPDSIGQLSQLQYLDVSSNHLSGSLPDSIGQLSQLQHLIVYSNHLSGSLPDSIGQLSQLQDLDVYSNHLSGSLPDSIRQLSQLEQLDVSSNHLSGSLPDSIGQLSQLQRLQVSSNYLSGSLPDSIGQLSQLQGLHVSSNHLSGSLPDSIGQLSQLEQLDVSSNHLSGSLSEQHFLKLSKLENLYMGSNSFHLNVSPNWVPLFQVDELDMCSCHLGPSFSAWLQSQKNLNFLDFSNGSISSPIPNWFGNISLNLQRLNLSHNQLQGQLPNSLNFYGLSEIDFSSNLFEGPIPFSIKGVDILDLSYNKFYGFFPSSRGESVSSLSYLSLSSNQITGAIPSNIGEFLPSLQFLSLSGNRITGTIPDSIGRITNLEVIDFSRNNLTGSIPSTINNCSNLFVLDLGNNNLFGIIPKSLGQLQSLQSLHLNHNELSGELPSSFQNLTGLEVLDLSYNKLLGEVPAWIGVAFVNLVILNLRSNVFCGRLPSQLSNLSSLHVLDIAQNNLMGKIPITLVELKAMAQEHNMINIYPSFQKEGLSWYKELLVVITKGQSLEYTRTLSLVVGIDLSNNNLSGEFPQEITKLFGLVVLNLSRNHITGQIPESISMLRQLLSLDLSSNKLSDSIPSSMASLSFLSYLNLSNNNFSGKIPFTGQMTTFTELAFVGNPDLCGAPLATKCQDEDPNKRQSVVSDKNDGGYVDQWFYLSVGLGFAMGILVPFFVLATRKSWCEAYFDFVDEIVRWLLRGRATYAKNHPRRR, from the exons ATGACTGGCCTTGTTTCCTTGAAGTATCTTGGTATGAATTATGTTAACCTTTCATTGGTAGGAAGTCGGTGGGTTGAGGTGGCAAACAAGCTTCCAAGTTTAACTGAGTTGCATCTAGGTGGTTGTGGCCTCTTTGGCTCATTTCCATCTCCaagctttattaatttttcttcacttgCTGTTATAGCTATCAACTCCAACgacttcaattccaagtttcctGACTGGCTTTTAAATGTCAGCAACCTTGTATCCATTGATATAAGTGACAATAAATTATATGGGAGAATTCCACTTGGTCTTGGTGAGCTACCCAATTTGCAATACTTAGATCTATCTTCTTCGATTTATCTAGTTTCAGATTTCCATCTCAGGGGCAGTATCTCTCAACTGTTGAGGAAGAGTTGGAAAAAGATAGAAGTTCTAAAGTTGGATGGAAATGAATTACATG GTTCAATTCCAAGCTCCATTGGAAACTTTTGCAACTTAAAATATCTGGATTTGAGTTTTAATCTCTTGAATGGAAGTTTACCTGAGATTATCAAAGGACTTGAAACCTGCAGTTCTAAAAGTCCTTTGCCTAATTTGACAAAATTGTCCTTGTACAACAATCAATTGATGGGAAAATTGCCGAATTGGTTGGGTGAGCTTAAAAATCTCAAGGCACTCGATTTATCCAATAACAAATTTGAAGGTCCCATCCCTGCTTCTTTGGGGACATTGCAACACTTGGAGTTTCTGTCTCTTTTGAAGAATGAGCTGAATGGAAGTCTCCCAGATAGTATTGGACAACTTTCTCAACTGCAATACTTGGATGTTTCTTCCAATCATTTGAGTGGAAGTCTCCCGGATAGTATTGGACAACTTTCTCAACTGCAACACTTGATTGTTTATTCCAATCATTTGAGTGGAAGTCTCCCAGATAGTATTGGACAACTTTCTCAACTGCAAGACTTGGATGTTTATTCCAATCATTTGAGTGGAAGTCTCCCAGATAGTATTAGACAACTTTCTCAACTGGAACAATTGGATGTTTCTTCCAATCATTTGAGTGGAAGTCTCCCGGATAGTATTGGACAACTTTCTCAACTGCAACGCTTGCAGGTTTCTTCCAATTATTTGAGTGGAAGTCTCCCGGATAGTATTGGACAACTTTCTCAACTGCAAGGCTTGCATGTTTCTTCCAATCATTTGAGTGGAAGTCTCCCGGATAGTATTGGACAACTTTCTCAACTGGAACAATTGGATGTTTCTTCCAATCATTTGAGTGGAAGTCTCTCTGAACAACATTTTTTGAAGCTGAGTAAGTTGGAGAATCTATATATGGGCTCCAATTCTTTCCATTTAAATGTTAGTCCTAATTGGGTTCCCCTTTTCCAGGTGGATGAACTTGATATGTGTTCATGCCACTTGGGTCCTTCATTTTCGGCTTGGCTTCAATCTCAAAAGAACCTCAACTTTCTTGATTTCTCAAATGGCAGCATTTCAAGTCCTATTCCAAACTGGTTTGGGAATATTTCTTTGAATCTGCAACGGTTGAATCTTTCTCACAATCAGTTACAAGGTCAGCTaccaaattcattaaatttttatggTTTATCAGAGATTGATTTCAGTTCCAACCTCTTTGAAGGACCTattcctttttcaatcaaagggGTCGATATTCTAGATCTCTcctataataaattttatggctTTTTTCCATCGAGTAGAGGTGAATCCGTGTCAAGCTTGTCTTATCTTTCTCTTTCAAGTAATCAAATAACAGGGGCCATCCCATCAAACATAGGTGAATTCCTACCCAGCTTGCAGTTCCTTTCTCTTTCGGGTAATCGAATAACAGGGACCATCCCAGATTCCATAGGACGCATCACCAATCTTGAAGTCATTGATTTTTCAAGGAATAATTTGACTGGAAGCATTCCTTCTACCATAAATAATTGCTCTAACCTTTTTGTGTTAGACCTTGGAAACAACAATCTGTTTGGGATAATACCGAAGTCGTTGGGCCAGTTACAATCGCTCCAATCACTGCACTTGAACCACAACGAGCTTTCAGGAGAGCTCCCctcatctttccaaaatttaacaGGCTTGGAAGTTCTTGATCTTAGTTACAACAAATTGTTGGGTGAGGTTCCTGCATGGATTGGAGTTGCTTTCGTAAATCTGGTAATACTCAACTTGAGGTCGAATGTGTTTTGTGGAAGACTTCCCTCCCAGCTTTCAAATTTAAGCTCCCTGCATGTCTTAGACATTGCACAAAACAATCTGATGGGTAAAATTCCAATCACTTTGGTTGAGCTTAAAGCCATGGCTCAAGAGCATAACATGATCAATATATATCCTTCGTTTCAAAAAGAGGGACTCTCCTGGTATAAAGAACTATTGGTTGTGATTACCAAAGGCCAAAGTCTTGAATATACCAGGACTCTTTCTCTTGTTGTAGGCATTGACCTATCCAACAATAATTTAAGTGGAGAGTTTCCCCAAGAAATAACAAAATTGTTTGGTTTGGTGGTTTTGAACTTGTCGAGGAATCACATTACTGGCCAAATTCCTGAAAGCATTTCAATGTTGCGACAATTGTTATCTCTTGATTTGTCAAGCAATAAGCTTTCCGACAGCATTCCTTCAAGCATGGCCTCATTATCATTCTTGAGTTATTTGAATCTATCAAATAACAATTTCTCTGGTAAGATCCCCTTTACAGGGCAAATGACAACCTTCACCGAGCTGGCCTTTGTGGGAAACCCTGATCTATGTGGAGCTCCATTGGCCACAAAATGCCAGGATGAAGATCCAAATAAAAGGCAAAGTGTTGTTAGTGacaaaaatgatggtggctATGTTGATCAATGGTTTTACTTGAGCGTTGGCTTGGGATTTGCCATGGGCATCCTAgttccattttttgttttggcaACAAGGAAATCTTGGTGTGAGgcctattttgattttgtggatGAGATTGTCAGATGGTTGTTGAGAGGAAGAGCAACCTATGCCAAAAATCATCCTAGAAGgcgataa
- the LOC100258233 gene encoding receptor-like protein EIX2 produces MERTSIMGFILPILYLMAIQLACNGDTHFDSLQSDREALIDFKQGLEDPNNRLSSWNGSNYCHWEGITCENDTGVVISIDLHNPYSPEDAYENWSSMSLGGEIRPSLVKLKFLKYLDLSLNSFEDILIPPFFGSLKNLQYLNLSNAGFSGAISSNLGNLSNLQHLDISSYDLFVDNIEWMVGLVSLKHLNMNFVNLSLVGPQWVEVLNKHPILTELHLTNCSLFGSIPMPSFLNFTSLAIITLNDNNFNSKFPEWLVNVSSLVSIDISYNTLHGRLPLGLGELPNLEYLDLSGNNNLRGSIFQLLKKSWKKIEVLNFGANNFHGSIPSSIGKFCHLRYLDLSSNHLDGNLPEAIKGLENCSSRSPLPDLMELRLNDNQLTGKLPNWLGGLKNLVRLDLSNNKLEGPIPSSLGTLQHLEYMMLGGNQLNGSLPYSIGQLSQLHNLNVSSNHLTGTLSEQHFSKLRKLEDLNLNFNSFRLNVSSDWVPPFQANSIAMASCHVGPSFPAWIQSQKNLWIFDFANASISSYIPDWFWDISFDLLDLTLSHNHLQGRLPEILTFSGVLYVNFSFNLLEGPIPLSAFGVGILDLSHNNFSGHIPLSQGESMSSLTSFILSNNQITGPIPSNIGESMPNLYFISLSGNRITGTIPDSIGLLNGLQVIDFSRNNLTGSIPSTMNNCTDLNILDLGNNRLSGTIPKNFLRLWRLKSLHLNHNKLSGEFPSSLKNLSRLVTLDLSYNNFSGKIPKWIGTGAAFMNLSILSLRSNAFTGGLPVQLANLSSLHVLDLAGNRLTGSIPPALGDLKAMAQEQNINREMLYGVTAGYYYQERFDVSSKSQILQYTTTLSLVVSIDLSNNKFSGEFPKEMTNLHGLVILNLSRNCITGSIPENISRLRQLSSLDLSNNRLSGVLPQSMSLLTFLGYLNLSNNNFSGMIPFIGQMTTFNASIFYGNPGLCGAPLVTKCEEDNPGGQSTNDDKDEDHNGFIDEWFYLSVGLGFAVGILGPFFVLVLKRSWSEAYFSFVDEIVYNLGLERRRSWRRRRRRRTHG; encoded by the exons ATGGAGAGAACTTCGATTATGGGTTTCATTTTACCCATTCTCTATTTAATGGCAATACAACTTGCTTGCAATGGTGATACTCATTTTGATAGTTTACAATCTGATCGAGAAGCTCTTATTGATTTCAAACAAGGTCTCGAAGATCCCAACAATCGACTTTCATCATGGAATGGAAGTAATTATTGCCATTGGGAAGGAATTACTTGTGAAAATGACACGGGAGTTGTCATTTCAATTGATCTTCATAACCCTTATTCTCCTGAGGATGCATACGAGAATTGGAGCTCTATGAGCTTGGGTGGAGAAATTAGACCATCATTGGTAAAACTCAAGTTTTTGAAATATCTAGATTTGAGTCTTAACTCATTTGAAGACATCCTAATTCCTCCATTCTTTGGGTCATTGAAAAATTTACAATATCTAAATTTATCGAATGCTGGGTTTAGTGGTgcaatttcttcaaatttaggAAATCTTTCCAATTTGCAGCATCTTGATATTTCTTCTTatgatttatttgttgataaCATTGAATGGATGGTTGGTCTTGTTTCTTTGAAACATCTTAACATGAATTTTGTTAACCTTTCATTGGTAGGACCTCAATGGGTGGAGGTATTAAACAAACATCCAATTTTAACTGAGTTGCATCTAACTAATTGTAGCCTCTTTGGCTCAATTCCAATGCCAAGCTTTCTTAATTTTACCTCACTTGCTATTATAACTCTCAATGACAAcaatttcaattccaagtttcctGAATGGCTTGTAAATGTTAGTAGTCTTGTATCCATTGATATAAGCTATAATACATTACATGGGAGGCTTCCACTTGGTCTTGGTGAACTACCCAATTTGGAATATTTGGATTTATCTGGGAACAACAATCTTAGAGGCAGTATCTTTCAACTATTGAAGAAGAGTTGGAAAAAGATAGAAGTTCTCAATTTTGGTGCAAATAACTTTCATG GTTCAATTCCAAGCTCCATTGGAAAGTTTTGCCACTTGAGATATTTGGATTTGAGTTCCAATCACTTGGATGGAAATTTACCAGAGGCCATCAAAGGACTTGAAAACTGCAGTTCTAGAAGCCCTTTGCCTGATCTGATGGAGTTACGCTTGAATGACAATCAGTTGACGGGAAAATTGCCAAACTGGTTGGGTGGGCTTAAAAATCTTGTGAGACTCGATTTATCCAACAACAAACTTGAAGGTCCCATCCCTTCTTCTTTAGGGACACTGCAACATCTGGAGTATATGATGCTTGGAGGGAATCAGCTTAATGGAAGTCTCCCATACAGTATTGGACAGCTTTCTCAATTGCATAACTTGAATGTTTCTTCCAATCATTTGACTGGAACTCTCTCTGAACAACATTTCTCAAAGCTGAGGAAGTTGGAGGATCTGAACTTGAACTTCAATTCTTTCCGTTTGAATGTCAGTTCCGATTGGGTTCCTCCTTTCCAGGCGAATTCTATTGCCATGGCTTCATGCCATGTAGGCCCTTCATTTCCAGCTTGGATTCAGTCTCAAAAGAACCTCTGGATATTTGATTTCGCCAATGCTAGCATTTCAAGTTATATTCCAGACTGGTTCTGGGATATTTCTTTTGATCTGCTGGACTTGACTCTCTCCCACAACCACTTGCAGGGTCGTTTACCAGAGATATTAACATTTTCCGGTGTTCTATATGTTAATTTCAGCTTCAATCTCCTTGAAGGGCCTATTCCTCTTTCCGCTTTCGGGGTCGGTATACTTGATCTCTCCCATAATAATTTTTCTGGCCATATCCCATTGAGCCAAGGTGAATCCATGTCGTCCTTGACTTCCTTCATTCTTTCTAACAATCAAATAACAGGCCCCATCCCATCCAACATTGGTGAATCCATGCCAAACTTGTATTTCATTTCGCTTTCGGGTAATCGAATAACAGGAACCATCCCAGATTCCATAGGACTACTGAATGGTCTTCAAGTGATTGATTTTTCAAGGAATAATTTGACTGGAAGCATTCCTTCTACCATGAATAATTGCACCGACCTGAATATTTTGGACCTGGGAAATAACCGTTTGTCTGGGACGATACCAAAGAATTTTCTTCGGTTATGGCGGCTCAAATCACTGCACCTGAACCACAACAAGCTTTCAGGAGAGTTTCCCTcgtctttaaaaaatttgtcaagATTGGTAACCCTTGATCTTAGCTATAACAACTTTTCTGGGAAAATTCCAAAATGGATTGGAACTGGAGCTGCGTTCATGAATCTGAGTATTCTAAGTTTGAGGTCCAATGCATTCACTGGAGGGCTTCCTGTTCAGCTTGCAAATTTAAGTTCATTACATGTCCTGGACCTTGCCGGAAACCGTCTGACCGGCAGCATCCCACCTGCCTTGGGTGATCTCAAGGCCATGGCTCAAGAGCAAAACATCAACCGAGAGATGTTGTATGGGGTGACTGCAGGCTACTACTACCAAGAAAGGTTTGATGTGAGTTCAAAAAGCCAGATTCTACAATATACCACGACTCTTTCTCTGGTTGTTAGTATAGATCTATCCAACAACAAATTTAGTGGAGAGTTTCCCAAGGAAATGACCAACTTACATGGTTTGGTGATTCTGAACTTGTCAAGAAACTGCATCACTGGCTCAATTCCAGAAAACATTTCAAGGTTACGTCAATTATCATCTCTGGATCTCTCAAATAATAGGCTTTCCGGTGTACTTCCTCAAAGCATGTCTTTGTTGACATTTTTGGGCTATTTGAACCTGTCCAACAACAATTTCTCAGGTATGATTCCTTTTATAGGACAGATGACAACTTTCAATGCATCTATTTTTTATGGAAACCCAGGTCTTTGTGGAGCTCCGCTTGTTACAAAATGTGAAGAAGATAATCCCGGAGGACAAAGTACTAATGATGATAAGGATGAGGATCACAATGGCTTCATTGATGAGTGGTTTTATTTGAGTGTTGGTTTGGGATTTGCAGTGGGTATTTTGGgccctttttttgttttagtattGAAGAGATCTTGGTCTGAGGCATACTTTAGTTTTGTGGATGAAATTGTATATAATCTGGGGttagaaagaagaagaagctggagaagaagaagaagaagaagaacccaTGGCTGA